From the Candidatus Obscuribacterales bacterium genome, one window contains:
- a CDS encoding CoB--CoM heterodisulfide reductase iron-sulfur subunit B family protein — MSLKYAYYPGCVAQGACRELHQSTQALSQALGIELIELKKAACCGSGTFKEESQLLEDTVNARNIALAESLNLPLLTHCSTCQGVMGHVDERLKEAQQQDPAYLNQINGLLKKEGCSPYQGSSRVTHILWALVGDYGMEALQKRVTRALSGLNCAAFYGCYLLRAQKHLPHDDPHAPESMERVFRAVGATPIYYSGRTQCCGWPISSYDTTNSFKMAGGHLQEAIAAGADCIVTPCPLCHLNLDSRQPEVAKVMGRSLDLPILHLPQLVALALGVSPKDLGLDRHVVSTRPVLEKLGLL; from the coding sequence ATGTCACTCAAGTATGCCTACTATCCCGGTTGCGTCGCCCAAGGGGCCTGCCGCGAACTGCACCAATCCACCCAAGCCCTCTCCCAAGCCTTGGGCATCGAACTGATTGAACTCAAAAAAGCCGCCTGCTGCGGGTCGGGGACTTTTAAGGAAGAGTCGCAACTGCTGGAAGATACGGTGAATGCCCGCAACATTGCCCTAGCGGAGTCGCTCAATTTACCGTTGCTCACCCACTGCAGCACCTGCCAAGGGGTGATGGGCCATGTGGATGAACGGCTGAAGGAGGCACAGCAACAAGATCCAGCCTACCTCAACCAAATTAACGGCCTACTGAAAAAGGAAGGCTGCTCACCCTACCAAGGCAGTAGCCGCGTCACCCATATCCTTTGGGCTCTGGTGGGAGACTATGGCATGGAAGCCTTGCAGAAACGGGTGACGCGGGCACTGTCGGGCCTGAACTGTGCAGCGTTTTACGGGTGCTATCTGCTACGGGCTCAGAAGCACCTGCCCCACGACGATCCCCACGCGCCAGAATCGATGGAACGGGTCTTCCGAGCCGTGGGAGCAACGCCCATTTACTATTCGGGACGCACCCAGTGCTGCGGCTGGCCCATTTCCAGCTATGACACGACCAATTCCTTCAAAATGGCAGGGGGACATCTTCAAGAAGCGATCGCTGCCGGGGCGGACTGTATTGTCACGCCTTGCCCGCTCTGCCATCTCAACCTCGATTCACGACAGCCGGAGGTGGCAAAGGTGATGGGGCGATCGCTTGACCTACCCATTTTGCATCTACCCCAGCTCGTCGCCCTAGCCCTCGGGGTATCACCCAAGGATCTGGGATTAGACCGTCATGTGGTCTCCACTCGCCCCGTTCTAGAAAAACTCGGGCTGCTGTAA